In Candidatus Neomarinimicrobiota bacterium, the following proteins share a genomic window:
- a CDS encoding histidine kinase dimerization/phospho-acceptor domain-containing protein, which produces MRKSSVFGKISKSKREKRFPLVLYYTIASIVVVSLASFLVNYIFTKMEFERLLQVTERRAIQEADHLNTLLTYQLMLRPSDAQVLSLERLSDATAMDSIVQHPSIPENIAFFSVLDHDRLALYSTIQGTRGTIHAHHPGFELKRYGQYSTGLIDMPMENGEIVKLFEIYRSIYANPHDMKNPIGILKTYHYLEEPGTVFMLATTSEKILATVSTMGSLFLVLLGIVIHGQKVIDRSHLYLEKQVANRTKELSETNEKLVTQISERRHAEEQVRKLNEELEQRVKERTSELEAANEELESFSYSVSHDLRAPLRSIDGFSQILLEDYGGQLDDQGKDSLRRVSSSVEKMAQLIDDLLELSRVTRSKITLDKVNLTAMAKEVAAQLQETDPKREVDFMIHDGLDTKGDSHLLRLVMENFI; this is translated from the coding sequence ATGAGGAAGAGTTCAGTATTCGGGAAAATCTCAAAATCAAAACGTGAGAAGAGATTCCCCCTGGTCTTATACTATACAATTGCCAGTATAGTCGTAGTTTCGCTAGCCTCATTTCTGGTCAACTATATCTTCACTAAAATGGAATTTGAAAGGCTACTGCAAGTAACCGAGAGGAGAGCAATCCAAGAGGCTGATCACCTAAATACTCTCCTTACCTATCAGCTGATGCTCCGACCGTCTGATGCTCAGGTGCTGAGTCTGGAACGTCTCTCGGATGCAACCGCAATGGATTCAATTGTCCAACATCCCAGCATACCTGAGAATATTGCATTCTTCTCAGTCCTGGACCATGACCGACTGGCTTTGTACAGCACCATTCAGGGAACTCGGGGTACGATTCATGCTCATCACCCTGGCTTCGAATTGAAAAGGTATGGGCAATACAGTACAGGTCTGATCGATATGCCTATGGAAAATGGCGAAATCGTCAAACTCTTTGAGATTTACAGGTCAATTTATGCTAACCCCCACGACATGAAAAATCCCATTGGTATCCTAAAAACCTATCATTATTTGGAGGAACCAGGAACAGTATTCATGCTGGCAACTACCAGCGAAAAGATCTTGGCCACGGTCAGCACCATGGGTAGTCTGTTCCTGGTGCTATTGGGAATAGTCATTCATGGACAGAAGGTTATTGACCGTAGCCACCTATACCTGGAGAAGCAGGTCGCTAATCGAACAAAAGAACTGTCAGAGACCAACGAAAAGCTGGTTACTCAAATCAGTGAACGCAGGCATGCAGAGGAACAAGTCCGTAAACTCAACGAAGAGCTGGAGCAGCGTGTCAAAGAGCGTACTTCTGAGCTCGAAGCCGCTAACGAAGAACTCGAGTCATTTTCTTACTCAGTCTCGCACGACCTGCGGGCGCCGCTTCGCTCTATAGACGGCTTCAGTCAAATCCTTCTGGAGGACTACGGAGGCCAATTGGACGACCAGGGGAAAGACAGTCTTCGGCGGGTGAGTTCCTCAGTTGAGAAAATGGCGCAGCTTATTGATGATTTGCTGGAGTTGTCACGAGTGACGCGCAGCAAAATTACGCTTGATAAGGTCAATTTGACTGCGATGGCAAAGGAAGTGGCAGCACAACTCCAGGAGACAGATCCAAAGCGTGAGGTTGACTTCATGATCCATGACGGGCTGGACACGAAGGGAGATTCTCATTTGCTGCGACTGGTAATGGAAAACTTCATTG